From Planctomycetia bacterium, a single genomic window includes:
- a CDS encoding sigma-70 family RNA polymerase sigma factor, with amino-acid sequence MTASTAPEAEEYSQLALDVRAAQNGDRAAFGALIQRYETTVYSIALRRLRNHAEAQELTQEVFVQVLRKIGQLREPDAFPGWLRSITQRMAINRAVRGGGAVPTDPSSLEATCAEPETPLGRALASERAEQVRDGLRRLGQMDRETLVAFYVEGQSLAEMSNAFESPVGTIKRRLHVARKRLARELETMAV; translated from the coding sequence ATGACCGCTTCAACTGCCCCCGAGGCAGAGGAATACTCACAGCTCGCGCTCGACGTGCGCGCGGCGCAAAATGGCGACCGCGCGGCGTTCGGAGCGTTGATTCAGCGTTACGAAACGACCGTCTACAGCATCGCGTTGCGGCGCTTGCGGAATCATGCCGAGGCCCAGGAGTTGACCCAAGAGGTCTTCGTCCAGGTCTTGCGCAAGATCGGCCAGCTCCGTGAGCCGGATGCATTCCCGGGCTGGTTGCGTTCGATCACCCAGCGGATGGCAATCAATCGGGCCGTGCGCGGCGGCGGCGCCGTGCCGACCGATCCGTCTTCGCTCGAAGCAACTTGTGCCGAGCCGGAAACCCCGCTCGGCCGGGCGCTCGCGAGCGAGCGGGCGGAACAGGTCCGCGACGGTTTGCGCCGGTTGGGCCAGATGGACCGGGAGACGTTGGTGGCGTTCTACGTCGAAGGCCAGTCGTTGGCCGAGATGAGCAACGCTTTCGAGTCTCCGGTGGGCACCATCAAGCGCCGGTTGCACGTGGCGCGGAAGCGCCTCGCGCGGGAGTTGGAAACGATGGCGGTGTAA
- a CDS encoding MFS transporter, protein MSTAPRRWYHELNRYHWFVLIVAALGWLFDTMDQQLFNLARQPAMVELLAPSPGQRPDDAVVREGITQVTSIFMIGWATGGIFFGVLGDRFGRAKTMMLTILLYSFCTGLSAFSKGFWDFALYRFLTGLGVGGEFAVGVALVAEVMPDRARPHALGLLQALSAVGNITAALVGLSLGQLEQTGVIDNWDLWGIKFTPWRLMFVIGTLPALLAIVIRKRLKEPEQWKALVAAHKNDGGKQLGSYSELLGNPEFRRRALVGLALATSGVVGVWGIGFFSPELIRSVFTRQYHAEAREQGAAAEDRAFLNLLVQQPATLDAIAIKVNAADLINLTADDRDASAIYTAILEQKKSGQAITKEAVLEQSAKLPAGDAEAVRTRRAAYLNVETTGAAPTPEAMQSHVDRIAGRTQGIKGSLTSLAGLTLFVQNIGAFFGIYMFTTLTHYTGRRFAFAVSFILAMLSTILVFSSFNDVTDFYWMIPLMGFCQLSVFGGYAIYFPELFPTRLRSTGTSFCYNVGRYLSASGPLFLGYLSNNVFSDYAEPLRPAAITMCSVYLIGLLVLPFAPETKDRPLPE, encoded by the coding sequence ATGAGCACCGCCCCTCGCCGCTGGTATCACGAACTGAACCGGTATCACTGGTTCGTGCTGATCGTGGCGGCGCTGGGCTGGTTATTCGACACGATGGACCAGCAGTTGTTCAACCTGGCGCGCCAGCCGGCCATGGTGGAATTGCTGGCGCCGTCGCCCGGGCAACGGCCTGACGACGCGGTCGTGCGCGAAGGCATCACGCAAGTCACTTCGATCTTCATGATCGGCTGGGCGACCGGCGGCATTTTTTTTGGCGTGCTGGGGGACCGCTTCGGCCGCGCCAAAACGATGATGCTGACAATTCTGCTGTACTCATTCTGCACCGGATTGAGCGCATTCTCAAAGGGCTTCTGGGACTTCGCGCTGTACCGCTTTCTGACCGGCCTCGGCGTAGGAGGGGAGTTCGCTGTCGGCGTGGCGCTCGTCGCGGAAGTGATGCCCGATCGCGCGCGGCCGCATGCGCTAGGGCTCTTGCAGGCCCTATCCGCGGTAGGCAACATCACCGCGGCGCTGGTGGGCTTAAGCCTAGGTCAACTCGAGCAAACCGGAGTGATCGACAATTGGGACCTGTGGGGCATCAAGTTCACCCCCTGGCGGCTAATGTTCGTCATCGGCACATTGCCGGCGTTGTTGGCTATCGTCATTCGCAAGCGACTCAAAGAGCCGGAACAATGGAAGGCGCTCGTCGCCGCGCACAAGAACGACGGCGGCAAGCAGCTTGGTTCGTATTCTGAATTGCTCGGCAACCCCGAATTTCGCCGCCGGGCGCTCGTTGGGCTGGCGTTGGCCACGTCCGGCGTCGTGGGCGTCTGGGGGATCGGCTTTTTCAGTCCGGAATTGATCCGCTCCGTGTTTACGCGGCAATATCATGCCGAGGCGCGTGAACAAGGTGCTGCGGCGGAGGACCGCGCGTTTCTGAATCTGCTTGTGCAACAGCCAGCGACGCTCGATGCGATCGCCATCAAAGTCAACGCCGCGGACTTGATCAACCTGACGGCGGACGATCGGGACGCCTCGGCCATTTACACGGCCATTCTGGAACAGAAGAAGTCCGGCCAAGCGATCACCAAGGAGGCCGTGTTAGAGCAATCGGCCAAATTGCCGGCGGGCGACGCCGAAGCAGTGCGCACGCGCCGCGCCGCATATCTCAACGTTGAGACGACAGGCGCCGCGCCGACTCCGGAGGCGATGCAATCGCATGTTGATCGCATCGCCGGCCGTACGCAGGGGATCAAGGGGAGCCTGACTTCGCTTGCCGGGCTGACGCTGTTCGTGCAGAACATAGGCGCGTTCTTCGGGATCTACATGTTCACGACGCTGACGCACTACACCGGACGCCGGTTCGCGTTTGCCGTGTCTTTCATCTTGGCGATGCTGAGTACGATTCTCGTGTTCTCGTCGTTCAACGACGTCACCGATTTCTATTGGATGATCCCGCTGATGGGCTTCTGCCAGTTGTCGGTGTTTGGCGGGTATGCGATCTATTTCCCGGAGTTGTTTCCCACGCGACTGCGGAGCACAGGCACGTCGTTTTGCTACAACGTGGGACGCTACCTTTCCGCCAGCGGCCCCCTGTTCCTCGGGTATCTGAGCAACAACGTCTTCAGCGATTACGCCGAACCATTGCGACCGGCCGCGATCACGATGTGCTCGGTTTACCTGATCGGCCTGTTGGTGCTGCCGTTTGCACCGGAGACGAAAGATCGGCCGTTGCCGGAGTAA
- the thiO gene encoding glycine oxidase ThiO: protein MVDARKSYATMQTSDVLILGGGAIGLSLAYELAGNGAKVHVLDRAEPGRASSWAGAGMIPPAPRDPVDTFLQLAKLSGELHPRWAAKLLEQTGIDVEYRPTGAIYLAANAQEADWLAGEQHGWQSLGIEHQPIEPRQLPDWEPEAMPAAQQHCQHVAAAYHLPGESQIRNPRFVRALLAGCAQHGVHIIAGAEVFDFIKHDARLTGVRTASGDFAASQVCLAAGAWTSSLASRLGVTLGVTPVRGQIALLNPGRPVLRRIINCGPRYLVPRVDGRVLVGSTMEHVGFDTRTTAEGIGGLLEMAGALAPGLASAPVERCWAGLRPGTPDGLPYLGRIPGYDNAFIAAGHYRSGLQLAPATAVVMRQLLRGESTSVPLDAFRMDR from the coding sequence ATGGTCGACGCTCGCAAGAGTTACGCAACTATGCAAACAAGCGACGTCCTGATTCTCGGCGGCGGCGCGATCGGCCTCTCGCTGGCGTATGAACTCGCCGGCAACGGCGCGAAAGTTCACGTCCTCGATCGCGCGGAACCTGGTCGCGCATCCTCCTGGGCCGGCGCCGGGATGATTCCCCCGGCGCCGCGAGATCCCGTCGACACGTTCCTACAACTCGCAAAACTCTCCGGCGAACTGCATCCGCGCTGGGCGGCAAAGCTGCTGGAGCAAACCGGCATCGACGTCGAATATCGCCCCACGGGCGCAATCTACCTCGCAGCGAATGCCCAAGAAGCGGACTGGCTGGCCGGAGAACAACACGGTTGGCAATCGCTCGGCATCGAACACCAGCCGATCGAACCACGGCAACTCCCCGATTGGGAACCGGAAGCGATGCCGGCCGCCCAACAGCATTGCCAACACGTCGCGGCCGCCTATCACTTGCCCGGCGAATCGCAGATTCGCAACCCGCGATTTGTCCGCGCATTGTTGGCCGGCTGTGCGCAACATGGCGTGCACATCATCGCCGGCGCGGAAGTCTTCGATTTCATCAAGCACGATGCGCGACTCACAGGCGTCCGCACCGCGAGCGGCGACTTCGCCGCCAGCCAAGTGTGCCTTGCCGCGGGCGCTTGGACCTCCAGCCTTGCCTCGAGACTCGGCGTCACGCTGGGCGTGACGCCGGTGCGCGGACAAATCGCGCTGCTCAACCCGGGGCGTCCGGTATTGCGGCGGATCATCAACTGCGGCCCGCGCTACCTGGTGCCACGCGTTGATGGCCGCGTGTTGGTCGGGTCCACAATGGAACACGTCGGCTTCGACACGCGCACTACGGCTGAGGGCATCGGCGGACTCCTGGAAATGGCCGGCGCGCTTGCCCCTGGCCTTGCATCCGCGCCAGTCGAACGTTGCTGGGCAGGACTTCGCCCCGGCACGCCGGACGGCCTCCCGTACTTAGGGCGCATCCCCGGCTACGACAACGCCTTCATCGCCGCCGGCCACTACCGCAGCGGCCTCCAACTCGCGCCCGCCACAGCCGTCGTGATGAGGCAACTCCTGCGCGGTGAATCAACCAGTGTCCCGCTCGACGCCTTCCGCATGGACCGGTAG
- a CDS encoding beta-ketoacyl-[acyl-carrier-protein] synthase family protein, with product MTPRSARRVVITGLGVVSPLGNTKDDLWAALAARRSGVVHMPEMPAGAAPMSFGAPARSFTGAIDDYGQLEPDQKKAIRKAIKMMCRESQMGVAAAQRAWQDAGLKSGVLDPERAGVVFGSDYMITEPEDFTAGIQNCVADGEFDFSRWATEGMTRMTPLWLLKYLPNMPASHIAIYNDLRGPNNSLTQREASANLAVGEALRVIQRGHAEVMLAGATGTRIHPMKMVHAVQQEPLATDGVPPEKASRPFDLHRTGQVLGEGAGVVLLEELGHAQARGATIYAEVVGASSSSASGRNFVARRELSLANAMRGALRDAHLDPADVGHLQAHGLGTIGCDLDEARAIRDVFGDLTERLPVTAAKSYFGHLGAASGLVELIAGVLALQHHQLFPLLNYETPDPDCPVCAVTQDHQSPGDSFLSPSVTPQGQASCVAVRRFLN from the coding sequence GTGACACCACGTTCGGCCCGGCGGGTTGTGATTACCGGTTTGGGGGTAGTCTCGCCGTTGGGAAACACCAAGGACGACCTGTGGGCCGCGCTGGCTGCGCGCCGTAGCGGCGTCGTTCACATGCCCGAGATGCCCGCGGGAGCGGCGCCGATGTCGTTCGGCGCTCCGGCGCGGTCGTTTACCGGGGCGATCGATGATTATGGCCAGCTTGAACCGGATCAAAAGAAAGCGATCCGCAAAGCCATCAAGATGATGTGCCGCGAATCGCAGATGGGCGTTGCCGCCGCGCAACGCGCCTGGCAGGATGCCGGGTTGAAATCCGGCGTGCTCGATCCGGAACGCGCAGGCGTCGTCTTCGGCTCCGATTATATGATCACCGAGCCGGAAGATTTCACGGCCGGCATCCAGAACTGCGTGGCGGACGGCGAGTTCGATTTCTCCCGTTGGGCCACCGAAGGCATGACGCGGATGACGCCGCTCTGGCTGCTTAAGTATTTGCCCAACATGCCAGCCAGCCACATTGCCATCTACAACGACCTGCGCGGCCCGAACAATTCCCTCACGCAGCGCGAGGCTTCGGCCAACCTCGCCGTCGGCGAAGCGCTCCGCGTGATCCAGCGCGGCCACGCGGAGGTGATGCTCGCCGGCGCCACCGGCACCCGAATTCATCCCATGAAGATGGTCCACGCCGTACAGCAAGAACCGCTGGCGACGGACGGCGTCCCTCCGGAAAAGGCCAGTCGCCCGTTCGATCTCCATCGTACCGGGCAAGTGCTGGGGGAAGGCGCCGGCGTGGTGTTGCTCGAAGAACTGGGCCACGCGCAAGCCCGCGGCGCGACCATTTACGCCGAAGTCGTCGGCGCATCGTCGTCCAGCGCCAGCGGTCGGAACTTTGTCGCGCGCCGCGAATTATCGCTGGCGAATGCCATGCGCGGCGCACTCCGCGATGCCCACCTGGATCCCGCTGATGTCGGCCACCTGCAAGCCCACGGCCTCGGCACCATCGGTTGCGACCTCGACGAAGCCCGCGCGATTCGGGACGTCTTCGGAGATCTCACAGAACGCCTGCCGGTTACCGCGGCGAAGAGCTACTTCGGACATCTCGGCGCAGCGAGCGGACTGGTCGAACTGATCGCCGGCGTGTTGGCACTCCAGCACCATCAATTGTTCCCGCTCCTGAACTACGAAACCCCAGACCCCGACTGCCCGGTCTGCGCAGTGACCCAAGATCATCAATCCCCCGGCGATAGTTTCTTGAGCCCCAGCGTCACGCCGCAAGGCCAAGCCAGTTGCGTAGCGGTACGCCGGTTCTTGAACTAG
- a CDS encoding ABC transporter ATP-binding protein, protein MDAVIRLDHVTKSFGSQTALHQVSLEVPPGVVCALLGENGAGKTTAIRIMLGLTEPDAGSCHVLGMYSKEHGEEIRRSVGYVSERPTLYEWMTVGEIGWFAAGFYPPGYLARYQGLIAQFGLPADRKIKTLSKGTRAKVALSLAMAHEPRLLILDEPTSGLDTLVRREFLESMVDLAADGRTVLLSSHQISEVERVADVVAILHEGRLVLFERLEELKKQVQELTITLAEGIGAPPDVGGEILRRAGKLRQWQVLIRGPVNGQVDRLRSNPMVRQVEVRTPALEEIFVAYLASSGASQGGEQ, encoded by the coding sequence ATGGACGCGGTGATCAGACTCGACCATGTCACCAAGAGTTTCGGATCGCAGACGGCGCTCCATCAGGTGTCGCTGGAAGTGCCGCCGGGCGTGGTGTGCGCGCTGCTGGGAGAAAACGGCGCTGGCAAGACAACCGCCATTCGCATCATGCTCGGGCTCACCGAGCCGGACGCCGGTTCGTGTCACGTGCTGGGGATGTATAGCAAGGAACACGGCGAGGAGATTCGCCGATCGGTCGGCTACGTGTCGGAGCGGCCGACGCTGTACGAGTGGATGACGGTCGGCGAAATCGGTTGGTTCGCCGCTGGCTTCTATCCGCCCGGCTACTTAGCGCGGTACCAGGGACTGATCGCCCAATTCGGTTTGCCCGCCGATCGCAAGATCAAGACGCTGTCGAAGGGAACTCGTGCCAAAGTCGCGCTGTCGCTGGCGATGGCGCATGAACCGCGGTTGTTGATTCTCGACGAACCGACGTCGGGGCTCGATACCTTGGTGCGGCGCGAATTCCTGGAGAGCATGGTCGACCTGGCCGCCGACGGGCGAACCGTGCTGCTGTCGAGCCATCAGATTAGCGAAGTGGAACGCGTCGCCGACGTCGTGGCAATTCTTCATGAAGGCCGATTGGTACTCTTCGAACGGCTGGAAGAGTTGAAGAAACAAGTCCAGGAGCTGACGATCACGCTCGCGGAAGGAATCGGCGCGCCGCCGGACGTGGGCGGGGAGATTCTCCGGCGCGCCGGCAAACTGCGCCAGTGGCAGGTATTAATTCGCGGACCGGTGAACGGACAGGTCGACCGGCTGCGCAGCAATCCGATGGTGCGACAGGTCGAGGTGCGCACGCCGGCGCTAGAGGAAATCTTCGTCGCCTACCTGGCTTCTAGCGGCGCCTCGCAGGGAGGTGAACAATGA
- a CDS encoding GntR family transcriptional regulator: MFLSIDPHNGLAIYEQIVRQVKFAVASEALRPGELVPSVRELARELAINPNTVARAYRQLQDEAVLQAVRGTGLEVAVNARSQCRNDRRDLVRVRLRNVLHEAMTSGLEADEVRKLVEKELQTLERELKREAV, translated from the coding sequence ATGTTTCTTTCGATCGATCCTCACAACGGCCTGGCGATCTATGAGCAGATCGTCCGGCAAGTGAAATTCGCCGTGGCGAGCGAAGCGCTGCGGCCCGGCGAACTGGTTCCCAGCGTGCGCGAGTTGGCCCGTGAGTTGGCCATCAATCCCAACACCGTCGCCCGGGCTTACCGGCAGTTGCAGGACGAGGCGGTGCTGCAGGCAGTCCGCGGAACCGGGCTGGAAGTGGCGGTCAACGCGCGTTCGCAATGCCGAAACGATCGGCGCGATCTGGTTCGAGTGCGCCTGCGGAACGTGCTGCACGAGGCGATGACCAGTGGGCTGGAAGCGGACGAGGTCCGCAAGCTCGTGGAAAAAGAACTGCAAACCCTGGAACGCGAACTCAAACGAGAGGCGGTGTGA
- a CDS encoding ChbG/HpnK family deacetylase, translated as MNTHCLRLRTMLPILLIALLAPATAHAITSAEKLGYGPEDRVVILGVTHFGWAYETNAAVSEILAQPELRVSAEVMVVGPWFDDVTTWRKHHPEKELGVMLTLLSEGDAYRFGPAGKPQQLAGLIDEEGRLPGSLRRLEMNASPKVIEHELRAQIERCLKAGIRPTHLMTHKGVLFSRVDLAEIYMRLAQEYWIPAVVVELKPEMLELFASNGMPVEEGLVDLISRYPMPKLDELRIAPEGETYEAKRAALLEMIAQLPPGLSEVYFRAAEESNALKRLTPRWQQMVWDRELLLDPAVREHFKSQGIILTDWREVMQRFEGTLPAETANEAVEDGNVPLDDISAELRRNRIDVPEPRVKELLEPPVDTEIRTDTPKVVPRR; from the coding sequence GTGAATACTCACTGCTTGCGGTTGCGAACGATGCTGCCGATTCTGCTGATTGCCCTGCTCGCGCCGGCCACGGCCCACGCGATCACCAGCGCCGAGAAGCTCGGCTACGGGCCGGAGGATCGCGTAGTGATTCTCGGCGTCACGCACTTCGGCTGGGCGTACGAGACGAACGCCGCGGTGAGCGAAATCCTCGCCCAGCCGGAACTGCGCGTCAGCGCCGAGGTGATGGTCGTCGGCCCTTGGTTCGACGACGTGACGACCTGGCGCAAGCATCATCCCGAGAAAGAACTCGGCGTCATGCTCACGCTGCTTTCTGAAGGGGACGCCTACCGCTTCGGCCCCGCCGGTAAGCCACAACAACTAGCGGGACTGATCGATGAAGAAGGCCGTCTGCCTGGCTCGCTGCGTCGCTTGGAAATGAACGCCTCGCCGAAAGTGATTGAACACGAGCTCCGCGCACAGATTGAGCGCTGCCTGAAAGCTGGCATCCGCCCCACGCACCTGATGACGCACAAGGGCGTGCTGTTCTCACGCGTCGACCTGGCCGAGATCTACATGCGCCTCGCGCAGGAGTATTGGATTCCGGCCGTTGTCGTGGAACTGAAGCCGGAAATGCTCGAACTCTTCGCGAGCAATGGGATGCCGGTGGAAGAAGGGTTGGTCGATCTGATCTCTCGCTATCCCATGCCCAAGCTCGACGAGCTGCGCATCGCGCCGGAAGGCGAAACCTACGAAGCCAAGCGCGCGGCGCTGTTGGAGATGATCGCGCAATTGCCGCCGGGTTTGTCCGAGGTGTACTTCCGCGCCGCCGAGGAATCGAACGCGCTCAAGCGACTGACGCCGCGCTGGCAACAAATGGTCTGGGATCGCGAACTGCTGCTCGATCCAGCGGTACGAGAGCACTTCAAGTCGCAAGGCATCATCCTCACCGACTGGCGGGAAGTGATGCAACGCTTCGAAGGCACATTACCGGCGGAAACGGCGAACGAAGCGGTTGAAGACGGCAACGTTCCGTTGGACGACATCAGTGCGGAACTCCGCCGCAACCGTATCGATGTGCCGGAACCGCGAGTGAAGGAACTCCTCGAGCCTCCGGTCGATACCGAGATTCGCACTGACACGCCCAAGGTCGTCCCGCGCCGCTAG
- a CDS encoding ABC transporter permease: MTPIWHVAWKEYRLLRSLWLTFFALAMLLQVTALMSVSRSYASSREFVTVLFALTVWLPAFYALGCGATMFAAEKDDGTYEWLRVLPIDGLRVFAGKLLFAVPSTGLLFLAVVLITRSFGRGVMPPDEITRQLCGAWGVAALEALAWGALISLISRRPLLSAVIAAAVGSTVTHMIVASFVDKFWTLEAYTSALPARLVIVAVVFAVDLILARGWLANPRPARVRSQPIQNVVRRSSTTGLGPRWRRILRLCWQDWRQSRRAVAGYCVVAVIAGFVVGRFLIFGLSVGSAAMLAAASLSAFLCTLVGATTFRGDHEDSHYRFLAEHAISPRDVWWARELFWGTVALICGLACILAVFAWNTSLGTHSYARSQILESAIPDSLLEAMFCYLALPFIAGQFASLLLRSPLLPATAGIALAGALMAWAMLMAQLSIAWWWTVLPLAVALLIATRMRLSDWLTYRDGWRKWLRIAGTVLVPIALVAAGVIWFRVHEIPAVVNGVALTGDPFDLADYDRMATEEENKTALLYVEAWNSYHDYALDAPPAVVIPTAAYAPNARVLAAERRGILELNAEPLQWMLSATQRADCVLRRPSSASLIDMPGVAKEANKLAGLLIVAGQLAEHDGKLDEALDYYLRARRFAQHIARFGNHSQCLQAALVDNLATNAIVTWADRPGQSNELLERALEAVRSKRMVDLLADAPKTEYLMTRRAIESGSFDMPASISPRVDAVRIASAGASRFPWERARQLRLLRLATYWAMHFPQGSTANLNINTPWAWLRREPLSSRPNQALRQLIGDSSYAQHLVPTFESFETWAGGTYVNAEHHLQNAIERTRYGTNAPSTPFAEPDSEGFAD; this comes from the coding sequence ATGACGCCCATCTGGCATGTCGCCTGGAAAGAGTACCGGTTGCTGCGCAGTCTGTGGTTGACATTCTTCGCGCTGGCGATGCTGCTGCAGGTCACGGCGCTCATGTCCGTATCGCGGTCATATGCTTCGTCGCGAGAGTTTGTCACGGTCCTGTTCGCGCTGACGGTTTGGCTGCCGGCGTTCTATGCGCTAGGCTGTGGCGCGACGATGTTTGCGGCCGAGAAAGACGATGGAACGTATGAATGGCTCCGCGTGCTGCCCATCGACGGACTGCGCGTGTTCGCCGGCAAGCTGCTGTTTGCCGTGCCGAGTACGGGGCTATTGTTTTTGGCGGTGGTGTTGATCACGCGCTCCTTTGGACGCGGCGTCATGCCGCCCGACGAGATCACGCGTCAGTTGTGCGGAGCCTGGGGCGTCGCGGCGCTGGAGGCATTGGCCTGGGGGGCGTTGATATCACTCATCTCGCGCCGACCGTTGCTCTCGGCCGTCATCGCTGCGGCCGTCGGTTCAACCGTGACGCACATGATCGTTGCCAGTTTCGTCGACAAGTTCTGGACGCTGGAGGCCTACACGTCCGCGCTGCCGGCGCGATTGGTCATCGTGGCCGTGGTGTTTGCCGTCGACCTGATCTTGGCGCGCGGGTGGTTGGCGAATCCGCGCCCAGCGCGCGTTCGGTCCCAACCCATTCAGAACGTTGTGCGGCGCAGTTCTACGACGGGTTTGGGACCGCGTTGGCGGCGTATCCTACGTTTGTGCTGGCAGGATTGGCGGCAGTCGCGGCGCGCGGTCGCAGGGTATTGCGTGGTCGCGGTGATCGCTGGTTTCGTAGTCGGACGATTTCTGATATTCGGCTTGTCGGTTGGGTCCGCCGCGATGCTGGCCGCCGCGTCGCTCAGCGCGTTTCTTTGCACGTTGGTGGGCGCCACGACGTTTCGCGGCGACCACGAAGACAGCCACTATCGATTCTTGGCCGAACACGCGATTTCACCGCGCGACGTCTGGTGGGCGCGCGAGCTATTCTGGGGAACGGTGGCGCTGATTTGTGGATTGGCATGTATTCTGGCGGTGTTCGCGTGGAACACCTCCTTAGGCACGCACTCTTACGCCAGGTCGCAGATTCTTGAGTCCGCGATTCCAGATAGCTTGTTGGAAGCAATGTTTTGCTACCTCGCGCTCCCCTTCATCGCCGGACAGTTCGCGTCGTTGTTGTTGCGAAGTCCCCTCTTGCCGGCGACTGCCGGAATCGCGCTCGCCGGCGCGCTGATGGCCTGGGCGATGCTCATGGCGCAGCTATCGATCGCGTGGTGGTGGACGGTCCTCCCGCTCGCCGTGGCGCTGCTGATTGCCACACGGATGCGTCTGAGCGACTGGCTGACCTATCGAGACGGCTGGCGAAAATGGCTGCGCATCGCCGGAACCGTGCTCGTGCCGATCGCACTCGTCGCAGCAGGCGTGATCTGGTTTCGCGTGCATGAGATTCCCGCGGTGGTCAATGGCGTCGCCTTGACGGGCGATCCGTTTGACCTCGCCGACTACGACCGGATGGCGACCGAGGAGGAGAACAAGACGGCGTTGCTTTATGTCGAGGCGTGGAACAGCTATCACGATTACGCGCTGGATGCACCTCCGGCAGTTGTCATTCCAACGGCCGCTTACGCACCCAATGCAAGGGTATTGGCCGCGGAGCGCCGCGGAATACTCGAACTAAACGCGGAGCCGCTCCAATGGATGCTGAGCGCGACGCAGCGCGCAGATTGCGTGTTGCGGCGGCCGAGTTCGGCAAGTCTCATTGACATGCCCGGAGTGGCCAAGGAGGCCAATAAGCTGGCTGGTTTGTTGATCGTCGCTGGCCAACTGGCGGAGCACGACGGCAAGCTCGACGAGGCGCTGGACTACTATTTGCGCGCGCGCCGTTTCGCACAGCACATCGCGCGGTTCGGTAACCACTCCCAATGTCTCCAAGCAGCGTTAGTCGACAACCTGGCGACGAACGCCATTGTCACTTGGGCGGACCGCCCAGGTCAGTCAAATGAGTTATTGGAACGCGCATTGGAGGCGGTGCGTTCAAAACGAATGGTTGATTTGTTGGCCGACGCGCCTAAGACAGAGTACCTGATGACGCGGCGAGCGATCGAATCGGGCAGTTTCGACATGCCTGCGTCGATTTCGCCGAGAGTCGACGCAGTCCGGATTGCCTCGGCCGGGGCCAGTCGTTTTCCCTGGGAGCGAGCACGACAACTTCGCTTGCTGCGGCTCGCCACGTATTGGGCGATGCATTTCCCGCAAGGGTCAACCGCAAATCTCAATATCAACACTCCCTGGGCCTGGCTGCGACGAGAACCGCTCAGCAGTCGTCCGAATCAAGCCTTGCGCCAATTGATTGGTGACTCGTCGTATGCCCAACACTTGGTGCCAACGTTCGAATCGTTCGAGACTTGGGCCGGCGGCACTTATGTCAATGCAGAACACCACCTGCAGAACGCGATCGAACGGACGCGCTATGGTACGAACGCGCCGTCGACGCCATTCGCGGAACCTGACAGCGAAGGCTTTGCCGACTAA